In the genome of Azotosporobacter soli, the window CGAAGTCGATCGTCTCTTGCCGCTTGTCGGCCTGGAAGATCGCCGCACACATTACCCGGCACAGTTAAGCGGCGGACAAAAACAGCGCGTCGGTATTGCAAGAGCTTTGGCTACGTCACCTAAAGTACTCCTTTGTGACGAAGCAACTTCCGCCCTTGATCCTGAAACAACACATTCTATTTTGGGACTATTAAAGGAAATCAACCAAACACTCGGTCTCACGATCGTCTTGATTACGCATGAAATGTCCGTCGTAAAAGAGATTTGCCATCGCGTCGCCGTGATGAGCGACGGTCGGATCGTAGAATCAGAAAGCGTCTTGTCCATCTTCTCTGCGCCAACACATCCTGTCACACAACGTTTTGTAAAATCCGTCACCTCTTTAGATTTGCCCGATTTTTTAACCCATCTGCCGATTTCCGATACCGCCAGTCCGGACAGCAGTTTGCTCGTCCGTTTGACATTCATCGGCGACAACGCCAAACAACCGGTATTGTCTCGTCTCATTCGTCGTCTGGATCTTGACGCCACGATTTTGCAAGGCACCTTGGATTCTTTGCAAGGTACGCCGTTCGGCCATTTGCTGGTTGAATTGCGCGCTTCAGAAAGCGTCTTAGAGTCTGCCGTTTCCGAGCTGGAAAAGCACCAAGTAAACGTGGAGGTGATCGGCTATGTCGCCAGAAATTATCGAACTGCTATCTAAGTCGCTTTGGGAAACAACCGTTATGGTCAGCGTATCCACGTTGATTTCTACGCTAGTCGGTTTGCCGCTTGGCATTCTTCTTACCATCACAGGAAAAGGACATCTTCTGGAAGCACGCTCTTTGAATCGAGTCTTAGGCGCGATCATCAATGCCGGTCGTTCCGTCCCGTTCATCATTTTATTGGTCGC includes:
- a CDS encoding methionine ABC transporter ATP-binding protein, which produces MITVSNVSKSYHEGAATITALRDIHLQIKPGEIFGIIGQSGAGKSTLLRCLNLLERPDQGSVNIGGTELTTLSAGELRQARKQIGMIFQHFNLLSSRTVEENIAFPLEVSGWTPAEIRREVDRLLPLVGLEDRRTHYPAQLSGGQKQRVGIARALATSPKVLLCDEATSALDPETTHSILGLLKEINQTLGLTIVLITHEMSVVKEICHRVAVMSDGRIVESESVLSIFSAPTHPVTQRFVKSVTSLDLPDFLTHLPISDTASPDSSLLVRLTFIGDNAKQPVLSRLIRRLDLDATILQGTLDSLQGTPFGHLLVELRASESVLESAVSELEKHQVNVEVIGYVARNYRTAI